Proteins co-encoded in one Astyanax mexicanus isolate ESR-SI-001 chromosome 1, AstMex3_surface, whole genome shotgun sequence genomic window:
- the xkr9 gene encoding XK-related protein 9, with product MEINGQFTKFRWICTVIGLLCSVADIGSDILVSVQYFTQGQEVWFALTVTFIIVGSLCTHVFSYAWFEDDAESEQMDTPALSKAHLVVVHLLQMGCFTRHFQLLIDSFKPVWAPNTVQNPRSRNLFGQAADLSMLRMFETYLESVPQLLLQLYIVLQHQQASHIQYISMVISFFNIAWSTVDYWRCLRRSLPDTMEIPTGLPTVVYLLYKVLTISARILSLTLLILYNIYNILALVLIWLVGTVWAHAVKTTFCSSTCLEYFYRATVGFILIFTFFNVKGGNTKILMTLYYIFSSLQNLSAPLLLFLFKPQILGAEFFLPTLVFILVANMIGLLFLVWYYTALHPQLNRVADEVDGSAHERRPEAPMGAQRRQNQFLSL from the exons ATGGAAATCAATGGACAATTTACCAAATTCCGGTGGATCTGCACTGTGATTGGACTGCTGTGTTCCGTGGCAGACATTGGGTCGGACATATTAGTGAGCGTGCAGTATTTTACACAGGGACAAGAAGTCTGGTTTGCACTGACAGTGACCTTCATCATTGTTGGGTCTCTGTGCACACATGTGTTCAGCTACGCCTGGTTTGAAGATGATGCTGAAAGTGAGCAGATGGACACGCCGGCGCTGTCCAAGGCTCATCTGGTCGTGGTGCATCTGCTACAGATGGGCTGCTTTACACG GCACTTCCAGCTGCTGATAGACAGTTTTAAACCCGTTTGGGCTCCGAACACTGTGCAGAACCCAAGGTCTCGGAATCTCTTCGGTCAGGCGGCAGATCTGAGCATGCTGCGAATGTTTGAGACGTATCTGGAGAGCGTTCCTcagctcctcctgcagctctaTATCGTCCTCCAGCACCAACAAGCTTCACACATACAAT ACATCAGCATGGTCATCTCCTTCTTTAACATCGCCTGGTCCACAGTGGATTACTGGCGCTGTTTACGCAGATCCTTACCTGACACCATGGAGATTCCCACCGGACTCCCCACCGTGGTTTACCTGCTCTACAAAGTGTTAACCATATCAGCAAGGATCCTGAGCCTGACGCTGCTCATCCTGTACAACATCTACAATATCCTGGCTTTAGTTCTCATCTGGCTTGTGGGCACTGTCTGGGCCCATGCGGTAAAGACCACCTTCTGCTCGTCGACGTGTCTGGAGTACTTCTACAGAGCCACTGTTGGGTTCATCCTCATTTTTACCTTCTTTAATGTGAAAGGGGGGAACACTAAAATCCTGATGACACTGTATTACATTTTCAGCTCTCTGCAGAACCTCTCAGCTCCCCTCCTGCTGTTTCTCTTCAAACCCCAGATTCTGGGGGCAGAATTTTTCTTACCCACCCTGGTGTTCATCCTGGTGGCTAACATGATAGGGCTGTTGTTTCTAGTTTGGTACTACACAGCCTTACACCCACAACTCAACAGGGTGGCTGATGAGGTGGATGGATCTGCACACGAACGGAGGCCCGAGGCACCCATGGGAGCACAAAGACGTCAGAACCAGTTTTTAAGCTTGTAA